One genomic window of Pseudomonas sp. LFM046 includes the following:
- a CDS encoding antibiotic biosynthesis monooxygenase: MSTDAIDLNNVVTLVIQHKVRGESLPQYEAWLRRAVKAARRWPGHLGVNVIRPDGCGVLFTTVVRFAQSAQLQAWIDSPDRAALIEEVQPLLEEGDHPLIHNDAEFWFTPGRGGVRPPPKWKQAVLTYLVICPLTMLVPRLWAPVFDRYPILGGVVPSNLLITLCIVLPVVFLIMPWATRLCAGWLSNE, encoded by the coding sequence ATGAGCACCGATGCCATCGACCTGAACAACGTGGTGACTCTGGTGATCCAGCACAAGGTGCGGGGCGAGTCGCTGCCGCAGTACGAAGCGTGGTTGCGCCGGGCGGTCAAGGCGGCGCGGCGCTGGCCTGGACACCTGGGCGTGAACGTAATCCGCCCGGACGGTTGTGGGGTGTTGTTCACCACCGTGGTCCGTTTCGCCCAGAGCGCGCAACTGCAGGCGTGGATCGACTCGCCCGACCGCGCTGCGCTGATCGAAGAGGTGCAGCCATTGCTGGAAGAGGGCGACCACCCCTTGATCCATAACGACGCCGAGTTCTGGTTTACGCCGGGCCGCGGCGGCGTTCGTCCGCCTCCCAAGTGGAAGCAGGCAGTGCTCACGTACCTGGTGATCTGCCCGCTGACGATGCTGGTCCCGCGCCTCTGGGCGCCGGTGTTCGATCGCTACCCGATCCTGGGTGGAGTGGTGCCCAGCAACCTGCTGATCACCCTGTGCATCGTCCTGCCGGTGGTGTTTCTGATCATGCCCTGGGCGACTCGCCTGTGCGCGGGATGGCTCAGCAACGAGTGA
- a CDS encoding alpha/beta hydrolase, whose translation MSTFVTRDGTEIYYKDWGAGKPVLFSHGWPLDADMWEVQMEYLSSRGYRCIAFDRRGFGRSSQPWNGYDYDTFADDIAQLIEQLDLREVVLVGFSMGGGDVSRYIARHGSARVAGLVLLGAVTPIFGRAADYPQGVDQAVFDGIRAGLRQDRAQFIADFASPFYGINHGQKVSQGVLTQTLNIALLASIKGTIDCVTAFAETDFRADMAKIDVRTLVIHGDDDQIVPAETTGMLAAKLIPGAELKLYGGAPHGFAVTHAQQLNEDLLAFLAG comes from the coding sequence ATGAGCACGTTCGTTACCCGTGATGGCACCGAGATCTATTACAAGGACTGGGGAGCCGGCAAACCCGTGCTGTTCAGCCATGGCTGGCCGTTGGACGCCGACATGTGGGAAGTCCAGATGGAGTACCTGAGCAGCCGCGGCTATCGCTGCATCGCCTTTGATCGTCGTGGCTTTGGCCGCTCCAGCCAGCCGTGGAACGGCTACGACTACGACACTTTTGCCGACGATATCGCCCAATTGATCGAGCAGCTGGACCTGCGCGAGGTCGTCCTGGTGGGCTTTTCAATGGGGGGTGGCGACGTCAGCCGCTACATCGCCCGTCATGGCAGCGCCCGGGTCGCAGGGTTGGTCCTGCTGGGCGCGGTGACACCGATCTTCGGTCGAGCCGCCGACTACCCGCAGGGCGTCGACCAGGCGGTATTCGACGGTATTCGGGCTGGCCTGCGCCAGGACCGCGCCCAATTCATCGCTGACTTCGCCAGCCCCTTCTATGGCATCAACCACGGCCAGAAGGTATCGCAGGGCGTACTCACCCAGACCCTGAACATCGCGCTGTTGGCGTCGATCAAGGGCACTATCGACTGCGTAACCGCGTTCGCCGAAACCGACTTCCGAGCCGACATGGCGAAAATCGACGTGCGCACACTGGTGATCCACGGTGACGACGATCAGATCGTACCCGCCGAGACCACCGGCATGCTGGCTGCCAAGCTCATCCCAGGTGCTGAACTGAAGCTGTATGGTGGCGCCCCCCATGGCTTTGCGGTGACCCACGCGCAGCAGCTCAACGAAGACCTGCTGGCCTTCCTCGCCGGCTGA
- a CDS encoding amidohydrolase: MNSADLILFNGRFHTVDRAKPTASAVAIKDGKFLAVGTDAEAMALRGDATRVIDLKQRTVIPGLNDSHLHLIRGGLNYNLELRWEGVPSLADALRMLKEQAERTPSPQWVRVVGGWNEFQFAEKRMPTLDEINRAAPDTPVFLLHLYDRALLNRAALKAVGYTKDTPNPPGGEIQRDANGNPTGMLIARPNATILYATLAKGPKLPLEYQVNSTRQFMRELNRLGLTSAIDAGGGYQNYPDDYQVIQELAQQDQLTVRIAYNLFTQKPKEELQDFQNWSKQVKPGDGSDFFRHNGAGEMLVFSAADFEDFLEPRPDLPQTMEQELEPVVRHLVEQRWPFRLHATYDESISRMLDVFERVNRDIPFNGLPWFFDHAETISPKNIERVRALGGGIAIQDRMAFQGEYFVDRYGAQAAEKTPPIQRMLSEGVPVGAGTDATRVSSYNPWTSLYWLVSGKTVGGLELYPQGLSRATALELFTHGSAWFSSEQGKKGQIKVGQLADLAALSADFFSVEEEAIKWIESVLTVVDGKVVYAAGEFDPFGPRQLPVLPEWSPVAKVPGHWKPSAPLTAQVHQCVGACAVHAHSHERARQSSVPVSDYQGFWGALGCSCFAF, translated from the coding sequence ATGAACTCCGCCGATCTGATCCTGTTCAACGGTCGCTTCCACACGGTCGACCGCGCCAAGCCCACCGCCAGCGCCGTGGCCATCAAGGATGGCAAGTTCCTCGCCGTCGGCACCGATGCCGAGGCCATGGCCCTGCGCGGCGACGCCACCCGGGTGATCGACCTCAAGCAGCGCACCGTCATCCCCGGCCTCAACGACTCGCACCTGCACCTGATCCGTGGTGGCCTCAACTACAACCTGGAGCTGCGCTGGGAAGGCGTGCCGTCCCTGGCCGACGCCCTGCGCATGCTCAAAGAGCAGGCCGAGCGCACCCCCAGCCCGCAGTGGGTGCGGGTGGTCGGGGGCTGGAACGAATTCCAGTTCGCCGAGAAGCGCATGCCGACCCTGGACGAGATCAACCGCGCGGCGCCGGACACCCCGGTGTTCCTCCTCCACCTCTATGACCGTGCGCTGCTCAACCGCGCCGCGCTGAAGGCCGTCGGTTACACCAAGGACACCCCCAACCCGCCCGGCGGCGAGATCCAGCGCGACGCCAACGGCAACCCCACCGGCATGCTGATCGCCCGCCCCAATGCGACGATTCTCTACGCGACCCTGGCCAAGGGGCCGAAGCTGCCGCTGGAGTACCAGGTCAACTCCACCCGCCAGTTCATGCGCGAGCTGAACCGTCTCGGCCTGACCAGCGCCATCGACGCCGGCGGCGGCTACCAGAACTACCCGGACGACTACCAGGTGATCCAGGAACTGGCCCAGCAGGACCAGCTCACCGTGCGCATCGCCTACAACCTGTTCACCCAGAAGCCCAAGGAGGAACTCCAGGACTTCCAGAACTGGAGCAAGCAGGTCAAACCGGGCGACGGCAGCGACTTCTTCCGCCACAACGGCGCCGGCGAGATGCTGGTGTTCTCCGCCGCCGACTTCGAGGACTTCCTCGAACCGCGCCCGGACCTGCCGCAGACCATGGAGCAGGAACTGGAACCGGTGGTGCGCCACCTGGTGGAGCAGCGCTGGCCGTTCCGCCTGCACGCCACCTACGACGAATCCATCTCGCGCATGCTGGATGTGTTCGAGCGGGTCAACCGCGACATCCCGTTCAACGGCCTGCCCTGGTTCTTCGACCACGCCGAGACCATCAGCCCGAAGAACATCGAGCGCGTGCGCGCCCTCGGCGGCGGCATCGCCATCCAGGACCGCATGGCCTTCCAGGGCGAATACTTCGTCGACCGCTACGGCGCCCAGGCGGCCGAGAAAACCCCGCCGATCCAGCGCATGCTCAGCGAGGGTGTACCGGTGGGCGCCGGCACCGACGCCACCCGCGTGTCCAGCTACAACCCCTGGACCTCGCTCTACTGGCTGGTCAGCGGCAAGACCGTCGGCGGCCTGGAGCTGTACCCCCAGGGCCTGTCCCGCGCCACCGCGCTGGAACTGTTCACCCACGGCAGCGCCTGGTTCTCCAGCGAGCAGGGCAAGAAGGGGCAGATCAAGGTGGGCCAGTTGGCCGACCTGGCGGCGCTGTCGGCGGACTTCTTCAGCGTCGAGGAAGAGGCGATCAAGTGGATCGAGTCGGTGCTGACCGTGGTCGACGGCAAGGTGGTCTACGCCGCCGGCGAATTCGACCCATTCGGCCCCCGGCAACTGCCGGTGCTGCCCGAGTGGTCGCCGGTGGCCAAGGTGCCCGGCCACTGGAAGCCCAGCGCGCCGCTCACCGCCCAGGTGCACCAGTGCGTCGGCGCCTGCGCGGTGCACGCCCACAGCCACGAGCGGGCGCGCCAGTCGAGCGTGCCGGTGAGTGACTACCAGGGCTTCTGGGGGGCGTTGGGGTGTTCCTGTTTCGCCTTCTGA
- a CDS encoding MFS transporter yields the protein MSLGNSATTDPRTAFAIAPPTLSTALVIFLAFCCGAVVANLYYAQPIVELIAPSIGLSTAHASLIVSLTQFGYALGLLFLVPLADLLENRRLLVGFTLAAALCLAAAALSHTPSLFLVCSLLIGLTSVAVQILVPLAAHMAPEESRGRVVGNIMSGLLLGILLSRPLASTLAEAFGWRGVFYSAAALMTLMALVMGLVLPRRVPAHRASYGALIASVFALARRYTVLRERSLYQGLLFASFSSFWTIAPIELVRQYGFSQTEVAIFALVGAVGAIAAPIAGRLADAGHGTRSTAVALLLAPLALIAGSLPGAGWLWMIVTAVLLDFAVQLNMVLGQREVYALDPHSRARLNAVYMTSIFVGGALGSLIASPLYEHVGWASFACLSALPPALAMLVFIVRFRASAKG from the coding sequence ATGTCCCTTGGCAACTCCGCAACCACTGACCCCAGGACGGCGTTCGCCATCGCACCGCCGACGTTGTCCACCGCCCTGGTGATATTTCTCGCGTTCTGCTGCGGCGCAGTCGTCGCCAACCTCTATTACGCGCAGCCGATCGTGGAGCTGATCGCCCCTTCCATTGGTCTTTCCACCGCTCACGCCAGCCTGATCGTCTCCCTGACCCAGTTCGGCTACGCCCTGGGTCTGCTGTTCCTGGTACCCCTGGCAGACCTGCTGGAGAACCGGCGACTGCTGGTGGGCTTTACCCTTGCTGCGGCCCTGTGTCTGGCTGCCGCAGCGTTGAGCCACACGCCGTCGCTGTTCCTCGTCTGCTCGTTGCTGATCGGCCTGACCTCGGTAGCGGTGCAGATCCTCGTGCCGCTGGCCGCGCACATGGCCCCGGAAGAGTCCCGTGGCCGCGTGGTGGGCAACATCATGAGTGGCTTGCTGCTGGGCATCCTGCTGTCGCGGCCGCTGGCCAGTACCCTGGCCGAAGCCTTCGGCTGGCGAGGCGTGTTCTACAGCGCGGCGGCCCTGATGACGCTGATGGCGCTGGTGATGGGGCTGGTGCTGCCACGCCGGGTGCCCGCGCATCGGGCAAGCTATGGTGCGTTGATTGCCTCGGTGTTCGCATTGGCCCGCCGCTACACGGTGCTGCGCGAACGGTCCCTCTACCAGGGCTTGCTGTTTGCCAGTTTCAGCAGCTTCTGGACCATCGCCCCCATCGAGCTCGTCCGCCAGTACGGCTTCAGCCAGACCGAGGTCGCGATCTTCGCCCTGGTCGGCGCGGTTGGCGCCATCGCCGCGCCCATTGCCGGGCGTCTGGCCGATGCTGGGCACGGTACCCGCAGCACTGCCGTCGCCCTGTTACTGGCGCCCCTGGCATTGATCGCCGGCTCGCTACCGGGTGCTGGCTGGCTCTGGATGATCGTCACCGCTGTGCTGCTGGACTTCGCCGTGCAGTTGAACATGGTGCTCGGCCAACGTGAAGTTTACGCCCTCGACCCACACAGCCGGGCGCGTCTGAACGCGGTGTACATGACCAGCATCTTCGTTGGCGGAGCCCTGGGCTCGCTGATCGCCAGCCCGCTCTACGAGCACGTTGGCTGGGCGTCTTTCGCCTGTCTGTCGGCGTTGCCGCCCGCATTGGCAATGCTGGTATTCATCGTTCGGTTCCGCGCCTCAGCCAAAGGCTGA
- a CDS encoding alpha/beta hydrolase — MRPETAIVEIHSQYKVYTEFYGNPEAKETIILVNGSLSTTASFAQTVKYLQPHFNVVLFDQPYAGHSKPHNDNDRFISKETEADILLHLIERFRVDYLMSFSWGSVSALLALAQCPARIKKAVVTSFSPILNEPMMDYLTRGLDCLAALDRDAVGSLVNSTIGKYLPGLYQRFNHKHCSNLDEHEYLQMHFHIRQVLNMDSRCYVDCLADLDIPLLFINGERDEYTSAEDARHFAKHVRDCRFATIDNAGHFVDVEHKAGWMQTQQAMLGFLKTSATKGMARPQAADYQAVAV; from the coding sequence ATGAGGCCGGAAACCGCCATCGTCGAGATTCACAGCCAGTACAAGGTTTACACGGAGTTCTACGGCAATCCTGAAGCCAAGGAGACCATCATTCTGGTCAACGGCTCCTTGTCGACGACCGCCTCGTTCGCGCAGACAGTGAAATACCTGCAGCCGCACTTCAACGTGGTGCTCTTCGACCAGCCCTATGCCGGTCACTCCAAGCCGCACAACGACAACGACCGCTTCATCAGCAAGGAGACCGAGGCCGACATCCTCCTCCACCTGATCGAGCGCTTCCGGGTGGACTACCTGATGTCCTTCTCCTGGGGCAGCGTCTCCGCCCTGCTGGCCCTCGCCCAGTGCCCGGCACGGATCAAGAAGGCCGTCGTCACGTCCTTCTCGCCCATCCTCAATGAACCGATGATGGACTACCTCACCCGTGGTCTGGACTGCCTGGCAGCGCTCGACCGCGACGCGGTGGGCAGCCTGGTGAACAGCACCATCGGCAAGTACCTGCCGGGTCTGTACCAGCGCTTCAACCACAAGCACTGCAGCAACCTGGACGAGCATGAGTATCTGCAGATGCACTTCCACATCCGCCAGGTGCTGAATATGGACTCGCGCTGCTATGTGGACTGCCTGGCCGACCTGGACATCCCGCTGCTGTTCATCAACGGCGAGCGCGACGAGTACACCTCCGCCGAGGATGCCCGCCACTTCGCCAAGCACGTGCGTGACTGCCGCTTCGCCACCATCGACAACGCTGGTCACTTCGTCGATGTCGAGCACAAGGCAGGCTGGATGCAGACCCAACAAGCCATGCTGGGCTTCCTCAAGACCTCGGCCACCAAGGGCATGGCGCGCCCGCAGGCTGCCGACTACCAGGCAGTAGCCGTTTGA
- a CDS encoding pseudouridine synthase yields MRLDRFLSNFPEFSRLDARLLLAAGRVRVDGQSVTDGRFEVREFNRVELDDRLLQAGKAARYFMLHKPSGHVSATEHPEHPTVLDLLNEPDKHELHLGGRLDLTTTGLLLITNDGLWSRRLTLPGSKQPKVYYVETEQPIGAEYADTFASGLYFAYEDLTTLPAQLEILGTRSARLTLHEGRYHQVKRMFGHFRNRVVRLHRERIGPLTLDPHLQPGDYRPLTAEEVAYF; encoded by the coding sequence ATGCGCCTTGATCGATTTCTGAGCAATTTCCCCGAGTTCAGCCGCCTGGATGCACGCCTGCTGCTGGCCGCCGGCCGCGTGCGCGTGGATGGACAATCGGTGACCGACGGACGCTTCGAAGTCCGCGAATTCAACCGGGTGGAACTGGATGACCGGCTGCTCCAGGCCGGCAAGGCGGCGCGCTACTTCATGCTCCACAAGCCCTCCGGCCACGTCAGTGCCACGGAGCACCCTGAGCATCCGACCGTGCTCGATCTGCTGAATGAGCCCGACAAGCACGAGCTGCACCTCGGCGGGCGCCTGGACCTCACCACCACCGGCCTATTGCTGATCACCAACGACGGCCTCTGGTCGCGCCGGCTCACCCTGCCCGGGAGCAAGCAGCCCAAGGTCTACTACGTCGAGACCGAGCAGCCCATCGGCGCCGAGTACGCGGACACCTTCGCCAGTGGGCTCTACTTCGCCTACGAGGACCTGACCACCCTCCCCGCCCAGTTGGAAATCCTCGGCACCCGCTCCGCCCGCCTGACCCTGCACGAGGGGCGCTACCACCAGGTCAAGCGCATGTTCGGCCACTTCCGCAACCGGGTCGTGCGCCTGCATCGCGAACGCATCGGGCCGTTGACGCTGGACCCGCACCTGCAGCCCGGCGACTACCGGCCGCTCACCGCCGAAGAAGTGGCCTACTTTTAG
- a CDS encoding cysteine-rich CWC family protein — protein sequence MSAPSDPTRCPLCGQSNQCTQADPSRAGQACWCFTTPIDPAALQRIPPEDIDRACLCPRCAQALPPDAPN from the coding sequence ATGAGCGCGCCTTCCGACCCGACCCGCTGCCCGCTGTGCGGCCAGAGCAACCAGTGCACCCAGGCCGATCCGTCCCGTGCCGGTCAGGCGTGCTGGTGCTTCACGACGCCCATCGATCCGGCCGCGCTCCAGCGTATCCCGCCTGAGGACATCGACCGCGCCTGCCTCTGTCCCCGTTGCGCCCAGGCACTGCCGCCCGATGCACCAAACTGA
- the pcsA gene encoding phosphatidylcholine synthase, with the protein MSTNITVVNKAKAWSAHGVTATGVVLALMAILALFDNQPRDCLLWLGAALLVDGLDGTFARRVQTSTMLPNFDGSTLDLVIDYLTYVFIPAIFIYRYIDLPEHTALVTVSLILVSSLFCFCNLNMKSSDNYFVGFPAAWNVVALYIWIIEPLPVVSLLLICVLAALTLTKLKFLHPFRVRKLMPLNIVVTFVWMISSMFLILQHPFYKSLVLGIWWLASAYFVGICLWRSLLDWTHKLKA; encoded by the coding sequence GTGTCCACCAACATCACAGTCGTCAATAAAGCCAAGGCCTGGTCCGCTCACGGTGTCACCGCCACCGGCGTCGTGCTGGCCCTGATGGCCATTCTCGCCCTGTTCGACAACCAGCCCCGCGATTGCCTCCTCTGGCTGGGGGCGGCGCTGCTGGTAGATGGCCTCGATGGCACCTTCGCCCGACGGGTGCAGACCAGCACCATGCTGCCGAACTTCGATGGCTCCACCCTGGACCTGGTGATCGACTACCTCACCTACGTCTTCATCCCTGCCATCTTCATCTACCGCTACATCGACCTGCCCGAGCACACGGCGCTGGTCACCGTGAGCCTGATCCTGGTGTCGTCGCTGTTCTGCTTCTGCAACCTGAACATGAAGAGCAGCGACAACTACTTCGTCGGCTTCCCCGCCGCCTGGAACGTCGTGGCGCTCTACATCTGGATCATCGAGCCGTTGCCGGTGGTGAGCCTGCTGCTGATCTGCGTCCTCGCCGCCCTGACCCTGACCAAGCTGAAGTTCCTCCACCCGTTCCGGGTGCGCAAGCTGATGCCGCTGAACATCGTGGTCACCTTCGTGTGGATGATCAGCAGCATGTTCCTCATCCTTCAGCACCCCTTCTACAAGTCACTGGTGCTGGGCATCTGGTGGCTGGCTTCGGCCTATTTCGTGGGCATCTGCCTGTGGCGCAGCCTGCTGGACTGGACCCATAAGCTGAAGGCCTGA
- a CDS encoding carboxymuconolactone decarboxylase family protein, with the protein MTPRLDYYAASPDALKAMLALEAAVSKLPLEKPLLELVKLRASQINGCAFCVDLHAHDARKRGETERRLFAVAVWRESPFFTVRERAALAWTEALTRLAETHAPDEDYALLAAEFSERERVDLTLAINTINSWNRLAVGFRKVPSE; encoded by the coding sequence ATGACCCCGCGCCTGGATTACTACGCGGCTTCTCCCGATGCGCTCAAGGCGATGCTCGCCCTGGAGGCCGCGGTGAGCAAACTGCCCCTGGAGAAGCCGCTGCTGGAGTTGGTGAAGCTGCGCGCCTCGCAGATCAATGGCTGCGCCTTCTGTGTTGATCTGCACGCCCACGACGCCCGCAAGCGTGGCGAAACCGAACGCCGCCTGTTCGCGGTTGCCGTCTGGCGCGAGAGTCCTTTCTTCACCGTCCGCGAGCGCGCCGCGCTGGCGTGGACGGAGGCCCTGACCCGGCTTGCCGAGACCCATGCCCCGGATGAGGACTACGCGCTGCTCGCCGCTGAGTTCAGCGAACGCGAGCGGGTGGACCTGACCCTGGCCATCAACACCATCAACTCCTGGAACCGGCTGGCTGTCGGCTTCCGCAAAGTCCCGAGCGAGTGA
- a CDS encoding cupin domain-containing protein produces MRNLKTLSALTAGLMLMSLQAAYAHEAGDGHEKVTVLQEQSPANAPGKKALLLTVDYAPGQRSAAHLHPGSVLAYVVEGEVISQIKGQEPKLYKAGESWYEPAGSAHLQSRNASETKPAKLVAWVLNDEKAPVLEPYEQ; encoded by the coding sequence ATGCGCAATCTGAAAACCCTTTCCGCACTCACGGCCGGCCTGATGCTGATGAGCCTCCAGGCGGCTTACGCCCATGAAGCCGGCGACGGCCACGAAAAAGTCACCGTGCTGCAGGAGCAGAGCCCGGCCAATGCACCGGGCAAGAAAGCTCTCCTGCTGACCGTCGATTACGCGCCGGGGCAGCGCTCCGCCGCCCACCTCCACCCGGGCTCGGTGCTCGCCTATGTGGTGGAAGGGGAAGTGATCTCCCAAATCAAGGGGCAGGAGCCCAAGCTCTACAAGGCCGGCGAAAGCTGGTACGAACCCGCCGGCAGCGCCCATCTGCAGTCGCGCAATGCCAGCGAAACCAAGCCGGCGAAGCTGGTGGCGTGGGTGCTGAACGACGAGAAAGCGCCGGTTCTGGAGCCTTACGAACAGTGA
- a CDS encoding OprD family porin — protein sequence MHRNTLTTGLLLAGGVLGLSTPALADFVKDSKASLELRNFYFNRDFRQHAAPQAKAEEWAQGFLLRYESGFTEGSIGVGVDAIGLLGVKLDSSPDRAGSGLLKRDREAPKRAQDEYGELGLTAKLRASKSTLKLGTLMPKLPVLLANDSRLLPQTFEGGQLNSLEIDGLTFDAGHLRQVNQRDSSDYEDLSITTIGVKNIRARQVTSDAFDFANLSYKWNDSLTTGYGFGRLDDFYRQHMLTLNHLLSLGDGQSLKSDLRFARSTDEGNSNVDNQAFGAMFTYGIGGHALGLGYQRMGGDTGFAYVNGSDAYLVNFVQISDFANREERSWQARYDYNFAALGIPGLTFMTRYLSGDGVELGAGRKDGKEWERDTDIAYVVQSGPLKNLGLKWRNATLRSTHFGNDLDENRLILSYTLPLW from the coding sequence ATGCACCGCAATACCCTCACCACCGGGCTGCTCCTGGCCGGCGGCGTTCTCGGCCTTTCCACGCCGGCCCTGGCGGACTTCGTCAAGGACTCCAAGGCCAGCCTGGAGCTGCGCAACTTCTACTTCAATCGCGACTTCCGCCAGCACGCCGCGCCCCAGGCCAAAGCCGAGGAATGGGCCCAGGGCTTCCTGTTGCGTTATGAGTCAGGCTTTACCGAAGGCAGCATTGGCGTTGGGGTGGACGCGATCGGTCTGCTCGGCGTGAAGCTCGATTCAAGCCCCGACCGTGCCGGCTCGGGCCTGCTCAAGCGCGATCGCGAAGCGCCCAAACGCGCCCAGGACGAGTACGGCGAACTGGGCCTGACCGCCAAACTGCGCGCCTCGAAAAGCACCCTCAAGCTCGGCACGCTGATGCCCAAGCTGCCGGTGCTGCTGGCCAATGACTCGCGCCTGCTGCCGCAGACCTTCGAGGGCGGTCAGCTCAATTCCCTGGAGATCGACGGCCTGACCTTCGATGCCGGGCACCTGCGCCAGGTCAACCAGCGCGACTCCTCCGACTACGAGGACCTTTCCATCACCACGATCGGGGTGAAGAACATCCGTGCGCGCCAGGTCACCAGCGACGCCTTCGACTTCGCCAACCTCAGCTACAAGTGGAACGACAGCCTCACCACCGGCTACGGTTTCGGCCGCCTGGACGACTTCTACCGCCAGCACATGCTGACCCTGAACCACCTGCTGTCACTGGGTGACGGGCAGAGCCTGAAGAGCGACCTGCGCTTCGCCCGCTCTACCGACGAGGGCAACAGCAACGTCGACAACCAAGCCTTCGGCGCCATGTTCACCTACGGCATCGGCGGCCACGCCCTGGGCCTCGGCTACCAGCGGATGGGCGGCGACACCGGCTTTGCTTACGTCAACGGCAGCGACGCCTACCTGGTGAACTTCGTGCAGATCAGCGACTTCGCCAACCGCGAGGAGCGCTCCTGGCAGGCCCGCTACGACTACAACTTCGCCGCCCTGGGCATTCCCGGGCTGACCTTCATGACCCGTTACCTCAGCGGCGATGGCGTCGAGTTGGGCGCCGGGCGCAAGGATGGCAAGGAATGGGAGCGCGACACCGACATCGCCTATGTGGTGCAAAGCGGACCACTGAAGAACCTCGGCCTCAAGTGGCGCAACGCAACCCTGCGCTCGACCCATTTCGGCAACGATCTGGACGAGAACCGGCTGATCCTCAGCTACACCTTGCCGCTCTGGTAA
- a CDS encoding cation acetate symporter: protein MPAGAFAAIDAGTRQPLNLHAIGMFFVFVMATLVITWWAARRTRSASDFYTAGGGISGFQNGLAIAGDYMSAATLLGLSSLVFAKGYDGFVYTIGFFVGWPVITFLMAERLRNLGKYTFADIVSYRLDQTRVRSFAALGSLTVVCCYLIVQMVGAGQLIKLLFGLDYQIAVVVVGMLMLVYVIFGGMIATTWVQIVKAVLLLAGGTTLVLMAMDEFGFSFENLASRAVDAHAIGNGIMGPGSLLADPINAVSLSLGLVFGIAGLPHILMRFFTVPNAREARRSVLFATGFIGFFFLVVCVLGYTAIVIVGTDPQYFVDGKLGGALVGGGNMVAMHLAKAVGGNLFLGFLSAVAFATILAVVSGLALAGASAISHDLYATVLRKGLASEREEMRVSRIATVCLGLVAIGLGLLFEQMNIAFLVGLTFGVAASANFPVLIMAMYWKGLTTRGALWGGLTGLVSALVLVILSPAVWVTVLGHAKAIFPYDHPALFSMPLAFAVIVVVSSLDRSTRASRERAAYDDQFVRAQTGLGAAAASSH from the coding sequence ATGCCCGCAGGGGCCTTCGCCGCAATCGACGCCGGCACCCGGCAACCGCTCAACCTGCACGCCATCGGCATGTTCTTCGTCTTTGTCATGGCCACCCTCGTCATCACCTGGTGGGCCGCCCGGCGTACCCGCTCGGCGTCGGACTTCTACACCGCTGGCGGCGGTATCTCCGGCTTCCAGAACGGCCTGGCCATTGCCGGTGACTACATGTCGGCGGCAACCCTGCTGGGCCTGTCCAGCCTGGTATTCGCCAAGGGCTACGATGGCTTCGTCTACACCATCGGCTTCTTCGTCGGCTGGCCGGTGATCACCTTCCTGATGGCCGAACGCTTGCGCAACCTCGGCAAGTACACCTTCGCCGACATCGTCTCCTACCGCCTCGATCAGACCCGCGTGCGCAGCTTCGCCGCCCTCGGCTCGCTGACCGTGGTCTGCTGCTACCTCATCGTGCAAATGGTGGGTGCCGGCCAGTTGATCAAGCTGCTGTTCGGCCTGGACTACCAGATCGCGGTGGTCGTCGTCGGCATGCTGATGCTGGTCTACGTGATCTTCGGCGGCATGATCGCCACCACCTGGGTGCAGATCGTGAAGGCCGTCCTGCTGCTGGCCGGCGGTACCACCCTGGTGCTGATGGCCATGGACGAGTTCGGCTTCAGCTTCGAAAACCTCGCCAGCCGTGCGGTGGACGCACACGCCATCGGTAACGGCATCATGGGCCCCGGCTCCCTGCTGGCGGACCCGATCAACGCCGTGTCCCTGTCCCTCGGCCTGGTGTTCGGCATCGCCGGCCTGCCGCATATCCTGATGCGCTTCTTCACCGTGCCCAATGCCAGGGAGGCCCGCCGCTCGGTGCTGTTCGCCACCGGTTTCATCGGTTTCTTCTTCCTGGTCGTCTGCGTGCTCGGCTACACCGCCATCGTCATCGTCGGCACCGACCCGCAGTACTTCGTCGACGGCAAGCTGGGAGGCGCCCTGGTGGGCGGCGGCAACATGGTGGCCATGCACCTGGCCAAGGCAGTGGGCGGCAACCTGTTCCTCGGTTTCCTCTCCGCCGTGGCCTTCGCCACTATCCTCGCCGTGGTGTCCGGCCTGGCGCTGGCCGGAGCCTCGGCCATCTCTCACGACCTCTACGCCACCGTGCTGCGCAAGGGTCTTGCCAGCGAACGCGAGGAGATGCGTGTCAGCCGCATCGCCACGGTCTGCCTGGGCCTGGTGGCCATCGGTCTGGGGCTGCTGTTCGAACAGATGAACATCGCCTTCCTCGTCGGCCTGACCTTCGGCGTGGCCGCTTCGGCCAACTTCCCGGTGCTGATCATGGCCATGTACTGGAAAGGCCTGACCACCCGAGGCGCCCTCTGGGGCGGATTGACCGGCCTGGTCAGCGCTCTGGTGCTGGTAATCCTCTCCCCCGCCGTATGGGTGACGGTGCTTGGCCATGCCAAGGCCATCTTCCCTTACGACCACCCGGCGCTCTTCTCCATGCCCCTGGCATTCGCCGTGATCGTGGTGGTGTCCAGCCTCGACCGCAGCACCCGCGCCAGCCGTGAACGCGCCGCCTACGACGACCAGTTCGTCCGCGCCCAGACCGGCCTCGGAGCGGCCGCCGCCAGCAGCCATTGA